The Streptomyces rimosus genomic interval CGAGGCGGACGGTCAGCGCCGCCTCGATGACGGTGTCGTCCAGGAACGGGGCCTCGAAGGCGACGCCGTGCCGGCCGGTCAGCGCGGCCGCGCCGCGCACGATCTCCCCGGCGCGCGCGGCGGCCCGCAGCGTCTCGTGCTGGGAGCGCAGCGGCGCGAACGGCTCGGGCTCCCCGGCGGCGGCCTCGCGCACCAGGCGGCGGACGGTGGCCACCGCGTCCGGATGGGCCCACGCCGGCATGCTGGGCACGACCTCCCAGTCGGCGCCGCTGACGCCGGACCGCACGCCGGGCACGATCCGGTCGGCGCAGGACTCCAGCCACTGGGGATACGGGGCGCCGCCGAACAGCGTGCGCAGGGTGTCGACGAGCGTCCAGCGGCCGAGGCGGCGGGCGGCGCACGCGCGCCGGGCGGCGGAGCGGAAATCCGTACGGGCGAGGGAGTTCAGTGCCACCGGGCGCGGCGCGAACAGCTCGTCGCCGCCGACGCCGACCAGGTGGACCCGGGAGCCGCGGGCGGCGACGAGCCGGGCCTGATGGGCGAGGCGGACGCTCTCGCGGACCACGGCGAGCGGGCCGGCCGGGTCGGCGTGCGCGGACCGCGGTGGCGCGTACCAGGTGGGCGCTTCGGTGTGGGACAGCGACAGGTGTTCCGCCGAGCGGAGCAGGGCCGCGCCGCGCTCGCTCCAGGCGTTGTCGTCGTTGGCCTCGTCGCGGCACACCCAGGCCGTGGTGATCAGCCGGGTGTCCTCGCGGGCGGCGAGGAAGCACAGGCTGGTGGAGTCCATGCCGCCGGACAGGTCGGCGCTGAGCGTCGGATGGCGGGCCCGGGCGCGCACCGCCTCGGTCAGCGCGTCCCGTACGGCCTCGGCGGCGTCCTCCAGCCAGAGGTCGGGGCGCGGGGGATGCCACCAGCGCGTGATGCCGTGCCGGCCGTCGGGGCCGAGGGTCAGGCAGTGGCCGGGAGGCACGGCGTGGACCGCGCGCCAGGCCGGGCGGTGGGCCAGGGGGAACGGCGGGAACGGGGTGAGCAGCCGCAGGGCCAGGGTGTCCGCGTCGACCGAGCCGAGGCCCGGCGCTCCGGTGGGCAGGCCGGCGGCGGCCGCCTCGCGGGCCAGCGCGGCCAGGTCCTGCGGATGACTGCCCGCGACCGTCACGCCGTTGATGCCCGCGTGGTGGACCTGCCGGATCGTCGAGAGGCTGCCCTGGCAGCGGATGTGCGGGCCCATCACGGCCAGGAGGAAGAAGCTGCCGGGGAGTTCGCGGACCCGGCTGTCCAGGTCGTCCGGGCCGCGCAGCCGGCGCAGCAGCCGGTCCAGGGTTCCGGCGTCGGCCGAGGTGGTGCCGAACAGCAGCAGCCGGTCCGGTCCGGCCTCGGCCGCCACGACCTCGTCATCGGCCCAGTGCCCCATGATCCAGGGGCGCCCGGAGGGGTGGCGCACCGTCCGCACGGTGGGGTCGCGCCTCAGGCACAGGCACAGCGGATCGGTCGCGGGATGGTCGGGGAAGATGACGAAATCCACGATGACTTACCACCCTGGGCGTGCGGTTCGGGCGTGTGACGGTTGGTCGGTCCGGTCGGTCCGGTTCGGTCGCTCCGGTTCGGCGGGGACAGGGGCGGCGCTCCTGGTTCGGTGGGGACGGGGATCGGGACGGGTGGGCCGGACGCGGCGGCCGGTGTGCCGCGGGGCGGCTGGGCCCGCGGCGCCGGACGGCCGGCCGTCCGCGTCGGTGGGGGCGGCCCCTGCCGGGACGGGCGGTGCACGCCCGGGCAGGGACCGCCGGTCTGGGGCGGGACCGCGACGCCGCCCGGCCGGGAATGCGGGGAGGGATGGCTGGAGGCGTCGGCGGGCCCGCACCCGGGCGTCACCAGAAGGTGCTGTGCTGGCCGCCCCAGCTGTCGGAGAGTTCACCGGTGAAGCCGAGTGTCCGCTCGGCGAAAGCACCGGCCTCGGCCAGCTCGGGTGGTTCGTATTCGGCCGTCTCGTTCGCTTCCGGCGCTTCCCGCATCGGTTCGGTCCCTTCTCCCAGCCGTGCCGCTCTCCTAGCCGTGCCGCACGGTCGAACACACAGGGTGCTCGTGCGATTACGCAGCGCTTTCGGGGAAGATGCTGCCAGCGTCCACGCCGCCTGCCATTGCCCCTAACGAGTGATGTCGGGGGCGTGCGGGGTGCATTGGCGTAACCTCCGGCGGTTGTGCGCCGCCGGAGTGCGGACCGCTCACCGCGCGCTCCCAGGCGCGGTGAGAGCAAGGTTTCGCGGTGGTCACGCACCGCCACAGAGGGGAAACGCGCCCTCCCTAGCGTCCAGGTACGGCGACATACCGCGAGCTGGGAGGCGCGATGACAGACACGGGAACGGCCACGGACGGATCTCCTCCGCGTCTCCCCGCGCGGGGGGCGGGCCGCTGGATCGAACGGTGGGACCCGGAGGACACGGCGTTCTGGGCGGAGCACGGGCGGCGGATCGCCCGGCGCAATCTGGTGCTCTCCATCCTCTGCGAGCACATCGGGTTCTCCGTGTGGAGCCTGTGGTCGGTCCTGGTGCTGTTCCTGGGGCCGGAGTACGGGATCGACGCGGCCGGGAAGTTCTTCCTGGTGGCGGTGGCGACGCTGGTGGGGGCCGTGCTGCGGGTGCCGTACACCTTCGCGGTGGCGCGGTTCGGCGGGCGCAACTGGACGGTGTTCAGCGTGGCGCTGCTGCTGGTCCCCACCGCCGCCGCGGCGTTCGCCCTGCGGCCGGGCACCCCGTACCCCGTCTTCCTGCTGGTCGCGGCCCTGGCCGGGGTCGGCGGCGGCAACTTCGCCTCGTCCATGACGAACATCAACTCCTTCTATCCGCTACGGAAGAAGGGTTGGGCGCTCGGCCTGAACGCGGGCGGCGGCAATCTCGGCGTGCCCGTCGTCCAGCTGCTCGGCCTGCTCGTCATCGCCACCGCGGGCGCGTCGCACCCCCGGCTCCTGCTCGCCGTCTACCTGCCGCTGACCGTGGCCGCCGCGGTGCTGGCGGCGCTGTTCATGGACAATCTGCGGCCGGTGCGCAACGACACCGGCGCGGCCAGGGACGCGGCCCGCGACCCGCACACCTGGATCGTCTCGCTGCTCTACCTCGGCACGTTCGGCTCCTTCATCGGCTACGGCTTCGCCTTCGGCCTCGTCCTCCAGACCCAGTTCGCGCGCACGCCCCTCCAGGCGGCGTCGCTGACCTTCATCGGGCCGCTGCTCGGTTCGCTGGTACGGCCGGTGGGCGGCCGGCTGGCGGACCGGTACGGCGGGGCCCGCATCACCCTGGTGAACTTCGCGGCGATGGCCGCCGCGACCGGCGTGGTGATCCTGGCGTCCGCGCGGCACTCGCTGCCCGTCTTCCTCGCCGGTTTCGTCGCCCTGTTCGCGCTGTCCGGGCTCGGCAACGGGTCCACGTACAAGATGATCCCCGGCATCTTCCACGCCAAGGCGCTGGCGAAGGGTCTGACGGGAGCGGCCGCGGCGGCCCACGGGCGGCGGCTGTCCGGCGCCGCGATGGGCCTGATCGGCGCGGTCGGCGCGCTCGGCGGGCTGGGCATCAACCTCGCCTTCCGGCAGGCGTTCCAGGCGGCGGGGACGGGCATCCCGGCGTTCGTGGCGTTCCTCGGCTGTTACGCGCTGTGCTCCGCGGTGACCTGGGCCGTATACCTGAGGCGCGCGGCGCCCACCGGTCCCGTCCGAAAACCGGAGGCGTCCGAGCCCGCGCTCGCGGAGGTGTGACGCGCGGGGCGGCGGGTGCCGGCAGCGGTCCGTAACAGCTGGGAAATACTGCGGGAGCGAGCCTGTCACCGGCGGTTGGCAGGCTCGGATCACCACCGGTGCCCGGCGGCACCGGAGCCGGGACGAGCCAGGGACGGACGATGGACGAGGGCGAGCACGAGCACGACGAGCGGCGGGGCGACGGCGCGCGGCACGGCGAAGAGGACGGCGGGCGGCAGCGCGACGGCCGGTCGCGGACCGGGCCCGAGGTCCGGCCGCTGGACGGGTTCACGGTCGGGGTGACCGCGGCCCGCCGCGCCGAGGAGCTGGGCGCGCTGCTCGAACGGCGCGGCGCCCAGGTCGTGCACGCCCCCGCGCTGCGCATCGTGCCGCTGCCGGACGACGCGGAACTGCTCGCCGCCACCAAGGACCTGATCGACCGGGCGCCCGACGTGGTGATCGCGACCACCGCGATCGGCTTCCGGGGCTGGATCGAGGCCGCGGAGGGCTGGGGGCTCGGCGCGGCGCTGCTCACCCGGCTCGGCGCGGTCGAACTGCTCGCCCGCGGCCCGAAGGTCAAGGGCGCCATCCGCGCCGCCGGGCTGACGGAGACCTGGTCGCCGGCGTCCGAATCGCTGGCGGAGGTGCTGGACCGGCTCCTGGAGGAGGGGGTGCGCGGGCGGCGGGTGGTCCTCCAGTTGCACGGCGAACCGCTGCCCGGCTTCGTCGAGTCGCTGCGCGCGGGCGGCGCCGAGGTGGTCGGCGTCCCGGTCTACCGGTGGATGCCGCCCGCCGACATCGGGCCCGTCGACCGGCTGCTGGATGCCGCGGTCACCCGAGGCCTGGACGCGGTCACGTTCACCAGCGCGCCGGCCGCCACCTCGCTGCTGCGCCGTGCGGAGGAGCGGGGCATGCGCGACGAACTGCTGCACGCGCTGCGGCACGACGTCATGCCCGCCTGCGTCGGACCGGTCACCGCGCTGCCGCTGGAGGCCCACGAGGTGACCACGTACCAGCCGGAACGTTTCCGGCTCGGCCCGCTCGTCCAGCTCCTGTGCCAGGAACTGCCGCACCGCACACGCCCGTTGACGATCGCCGGGCGGCGGCTGGAACTGCGCGGGCAGGCCGTTCTGGTGGACGGCGACCTGCGGCCCGTGCCCCCGGCCGGGATGGCATTGCTGCGCGCGCTGGCCCGCAGGCCCGGCTGGGTGGTCTCCCGCGCCGATCTGCTGCGCGCGCTGCCGGGCGCCGGACGGGACGAGCACGCTGTGGAAACGGCGATGGCCCGGCTGCGCAGCGCGCTGGGGGCGCCGAAGCTGATCCAGACAGTGGTCAAGCGGGGGTACCGGCTGGCGCTGGATCCACGGGTCGGGGCCAAGTACGGCGACGTGTGACGTAGCGCCCTGTACGCACGCGTCCGGCCCTGTCCCGTGAAGCCGTGCCCGGACGCTCGCCCGACTGCCGCTACGCCGGGTTCGTCACCCGGATCTTCGACTGGCCGTGCGGCCGGGTCTCCCAGTCCTCCATGAACCGGGCCTCCAGTCCGTGCTTGCGGGCCAGCGCGAGCAGCGTCTCGGTGCGGTAGTAGAAGTCCTCGCGCAGTACCTGGTGTTCGGCGCCCTCGGTGCGGTCGAAGGTGAAGTCGAAGAACCCGCCCGGCGCCAGGATGCGGCCGACGTGCCGCAGGCCCTGGTCGATGACGGACAGCGGCGAGTGGGAGAAGACGCTGTGCGCGTGCACCACGTCGAAGTGCGCGTCCGGCAGGAAGTCGAAGGTCAGGTCCTGGGTGACCGTCAGATGCGGCAGTTTGTCCTGGAGTTCGTAGGTGACCAGCGTCTTCTTGGCGGAGACGAGGATGTCGGGGGAGATGTCGATGCCGTAGTAGTTGCCGCTGTCGAGGTACCCGATGAAGCGCCAGCCGGCCCGCAGGTTGCCGCAGCCGATGTCCAGCATCCGCATCTCCGGCCGCAGACCGTGCTCCTTCAGGTAGCCGAACTGCATCTCGCCCAGCGCCAGCCACCGTTCGTGGCTGCGGCTGCCGACCGCCGCCTCCGGGCTGCGGCCGGCGTCGGAGGCCATCACGGCGCGGTAGTACGCGATGTGGTCGGGGTGCTTCAGGCGCAGCCAGCCGTCCCGGGCGGTGCGCTTGAGGTACGGCGCGATGCGATCGGGGTGGTTGATGGCGTAACGGACCTTGTGCGACAGGCTGGCGCGGTTTTTGATCAGGGTCTTGGCCGACATGCCCCGGACTATACAACAGCTGTATACATGCGATGTATAGACGCCGTGCGGTGTGGCGTGCGGCGGTGCCGAGGGTTCCGGCCCCGGGCCGTGCCGGGCACTCTGATAGGGCAAGGGTTGTCTCCCAGAGAGTGACGGGCACATGGCGGCGCCTTTTGACCTGCGGTTCGACTGCGGGCGGATCTGCCTCGACCTGATGGCCACGACCGGCCGCTCCGCCGAACGCCTGGCCGGCCCCGAACACTTGGCGGCCTGGCTGGTGGGTTCGGGCGTCGTCCCCGGCAGCGCCCAGCTCGGCGCCGTCGACCGCGGCTGGGTCGTACGCTTCCGGATGCTGCGCGAACTGCTGCGCCGCGTCGTCCACGACGAACTGTGCGGCCGGGCCGCCGAAGCCGACCTGCGCCTGCTCAACGCGGCCGCCACCGCAGCGGTGCCGCCCGCCCGCGCCGTACGCGCCGAGGACGGAGCCCTGGTACGGGCGTTCACCGGGCCGCCCGACTGCGCCGGACTGCTGGCGGCGGTCGCGCGGGACGCCATAGGGATGCTGACCGACGCGTCGGAGCGCGGCCGGCTGCGGCAGTGCGAGGGCGAGAGCTGCACCCTGGTGTATCTGGACACCTCGCGCGGCCGGCGGCGCCGGTGGTGCTCCAGCGAGGTGTGCGGCAACCGGGAGCGGGTGGCGCGCCACCGCAGGCGGGCCACCCGCCGGGCCGACGGCGCGGTTGCGGACGCGAAGGCGCAGGCGGTGGGCGGGGCGCCGGTCGCCGGGGTCCGCTGAGCGCGGTCCGCACGAGTGCGCGTACGGGCGTACGGCGGCCCCTGCGCGCGTTTTCCTTCGGCACCCACCGATTCCGCCCGTACGGAACTGAGTCGGCGCCCCTCCGTACCCGTACTGCTGGCTGAACGGGCCTGGCCCGGTACGGGATGCGAGACGAGGAGGCCGGACATGCGCGAACCCAGCCGCGGGCGGCGGGACGAGGTGAACGACGGTGCGGACGGCGACCGCTGTGACACCGGCGACACGCGTGGGTGCTGATACGCATGCGCAGCGATTGTCCGATCCGCGCTATCGACCCGGGAGTTGGCGTGCGCAAGGATGCCGTCGTGGCAGACAGTACGGCGCCGGACGAGGAGCTGATGCGGGCCCTCTACGAGGAGCACGCCGGCCCGCTGCTCGCCTTCGTGCTGCGCCTGGTGGCCGGCGACCGGCACCGGGCGGAGGACGTGGTGCAGGAGACCCTGCTGCGGGCCTGGCGCAACGCCGACCGGCTCCAGCACGCGACCGGCTCCATCCGCCCCTGGCTGGTGACCGTCGCCCGGCGCATCGTCATCGACAGCCACCGCAGCCGTCAGGCCCGGCCCCAGGAGGTCGACGCCGCCCCCTTGGAATCGATGCCGGCCGCCGACGAGATCGACCGGGCCCTGCGCCTGATGACGATCACCGAAGCGCTCGGCGACCTCAGCCAAGCCCACCGAGAGGCCCTGATAGAGACCTATTTCAAGGGACGTACCGTCAGCGAGGCGGCCGAGGTGCTGCACGTGCCGGCCGGGACCGTGCGGTCCCGCGTCTTCTACGCGCTGCGCTCCCTGAAGCTCTCGCTCGAAGAACGAGGAGTGACGGCGTGACGCGGCCCAGCGAACCCGTGGAACACACCGACGTCGGCGCCTACGCGCTGGGCGTCCTGGACGACGCCGAGGCGGCCCGCTTCGAGGAGCACCTGGCCGGCTGCGACCGGTGCGCCGCCGAACTGGACGACCTGATGGACCTGCCGCCCCTGCTCGCCGAGGTCAGGGAGTCCGCGCCGGACGCGGAGGCGGTCGTCGCGGTCCCCGGCCCCGCCGTCCTGGAAGGGCTGCTGGCCGAGGCCGGCGCGGCCCGCCGGGTCCGGCGCCGGCGCCGCCTGTACCTGGTCGCCGCCGCCGCGGTGCTCGTCGCCGGCGGCCCCCTCGCCACGTACGCGCTGACCTCACAGGGCGCCGAGGAGAGCCCCGAGCACCTGGCGAGCTACGCCCGCACGATGTACGAACACGGCGAGAAGGCCGGCACCGTCGACCCGGTGACCAAGGTCGCCGCCAGCGTCTCCATGGAGCGCAAGCCCTGGGGCACCCACGTCGCCCTCCGGCTGGGCAACGTCCGCGGCCCCCTGACCTGCGATCTGGTCGCCATCGGCAAGAGCGGCGCCGAGCAGACCGTGACGACCTGGGCGGTGCCCCCGGGCGGCTACGGTCTCAAGGACGGCGCCGCCAAGTGGAACAAGGAACCCCTCTACACCCACGGCGGCTCGGCCATGAACCGCTCCAACATCGACCGCTTCGAGGTCCGCACCTTGGACGGCAGGCGGCTGGCCCAGATCAAGGTCTGACCGGCCACGCGCCACCGGCCGCCGCCCGCGCGGAGCCTGCGGTCCCGCCTCCCGGCCCCTTTCCTCCCGGACCAGGGCCCATCCCTGCACCCATAACAGAACGGAGCCGCTGATTCCGTGCGCAATGGCCACCCGGGCTGCCCGGTTTGGTCCCGCCCGGTGGTGATTTCGTCCTTTGGGTCAGGTGCGCCCGGTGCCCGGTTCGCGTACGGTTGACGGCTGCCCTACGCACAGAAGAAGGGGGCCTGGGTGGCCGCGCAGAATGCCACGCACGCGCCGGACTCCGTCGACGACGCCCTGCCGGACAGCATCCGCGACCGCGAGATCGCGTCCGAACAGGAACACCTCGACCGCGTCTACCAGCGTCTTGAGGAGAAGATCCACGAGGCCGAGTTCCTCATGGACGACGCCGCCAAACGCGGCCAGGTCGGCACGCCCGGCGCGCTCGCCGAGCGGGACGCCCAGGTCTTCCAGGCCGGCGCCCACCTGAACCGGCTCAACTACGAGTACGAGGACTTCCTCTTCGGCCGGATCGACCTGCTCCTCGGCAAGGACGGCAAGAAGGGCCCGGACGGCGCGTACACCTCGGTCGAGCCCGCCGACGGCGCGATCGCCGACGGCCGCGCCGAGATCGCCGAGACCCTGCACATCGGCCGCCTCGGCGTGCTGGACGCCGACTACAGCCCGCTGGTCATCGACTGGCGCGCGCCCGCCGCCGCCCCCTTCTACCGGGCCACCCCGGTCGCCCCCGGCCGTGTCGTACGCCGCCGGGTCATCCGCTCCAAGGGCCGCCGCGTCCTGGGCGTCGAGGACGACCTGATGCGCCCGGAGATCACCGCGACGCTGAACGGCGAAGAGCTGCCCGCGGTCGGCGACGGCGCGCTGATGGCCGCGCTGGGCCGGGCCCGCAGCCACATGATGCGCGACATCGTCGCCTCCATCCAGGCCGAGCAGGACATGGTCATCCGGGCCCCCGCCGCCTCCGTCACGGAGGTCGAGGGCGGCCCCGGCACCGGCAAGACCGCGGTGGCCCTGCACCGCGCCGCCTACCTCCTCTACCAGGACCGCCGCCGCTACGCGGGCGGCATCCTCATCGTCTCCCCGACGCCGCTGCTCGTCGCGTACACCGAAGGCGTCCTGCCGTCCCTCGGCGAGGAGGGCCAGGTCGCCATCCGGGCGCTGGGCTCCCTGGTGGACGGTGCGGAGGCCACCGCGTACGACTCCCCGGCCGTGGCCCGCATCAAGGGTTCCAGCCGGATGCAGAAACTGCTGCGCAAGGCGGCGCGCGGGGCCCTGGAACTGGCCGGGACGGCGTCCGCGGGGGCCGCCGGCACCGCGCCG includes:
- a CDS encoding asparagine synthase-related protein; the encoded protein is MDFVIFPDHPATDPLCLCLRRDPTVRTVRHPSGRPWIMGHWADDEVVAAEAGPDRLLLFGTTSADAGTLDRLLRRLRGPDDLDSRVRELPGSFFLLAVMGPHIRCQGSLSTIRQVHHAGINGVTVAGSHPQDLAALAREAAAAGLPTGAPGLGSVDADTLALRLLTPFPPFPLAHRPAWRAVHAVPPGHCLTLGPDGRHGITRWWHPPRPDLWLEDAAEAVRDALTEAVRARARHPTLSADLSGGMDSTSLCFLAAREDTRLITTAWVCRDEANDDNAWSERGAALLRSAEHLSLSHTEAPTWYAPPRSAHADPAGPLAVVRESVRLAHQARLVAARGSRVHLVGVGGDELFAPRPVALNSLARTDFRSAARRACAARRLGRWTLVDTLRTLFGGAPYPQWLESCADRIVPGVRSGVSGADWEVVPSMPAWAHPDAVATVRRLVREAAAGEPEPFAPLRSQHETLRAAARAGEIVRGAAALTGRHGVAFEAPFLDDTVIEAALTVRLVDQVAVGSYKPLLGAAMDGILPDALRTRGTKGEHSAEVYAGLRRHRRALTALCDDSRLAGLGLIRPEVLHTALTSLQPHSHLLQPLDPTLAAEYWLRSLQETQAPVPSRPTVPAAEGA
- a CDS encoding lasso RiPP family leader peptide-containing protein, which translates into the protein MREAPEANETAEYEPPELAEAGAFAERTLGFTGELSDSWGGQHSTFW
- a CDS encoding nitrate/nitrite transporter, with protein sequence MTDTGTATDGSPPRLPARGAGRWIERWDPEDTAFWAEHGRRIARRNLVLSILCEHIGFSVWSLWSVLVLFLGPEYGIDAAGKFFLVAVATLVGAVLRVPYTFAVARFGGRNWTVFSVALLLVPTAAAAFALRPGTPYPVFLLVAALAGVGGGNFASSMTNINSFYPLRKKGWALGLNAGGGNLGVPVVQLLGLLVIATAGASHPRLLLAVYLPLTVAAAVLAALFMDNLRPVRNDTGAARDAARDPHTWIVSLLYLGTFGSFIGYGFAFGLVLQTQFARTPLQAASLTFIGPLLGSLVRPVGGRLADRYGGARITLVNFAAMAAATGVVILASARHSLPVFLAGFVALFALSGLGNGSTYKMIPGIFHAKALAKGLTGAAAAAHGRRLSGAAMGLIGAVGALGGLGINLAFRQAFQAAGTGIPAFVAFLGCYALCSAVTWAVYLRRAAPTGPVRKPEASEPALAEV
- a CDS encoding uroporphyrinogen-III synthase, which produces MDEGEHEHDERRGDGARHGEEDGGRQRDGRSRTGPEVRPLDGFTVGVTAARRAEELGALLERRGAQVVHAPALRIVPLPDDAELLAATKDLIDRAPDVVIATTAIGFRGWIEAAEGWGLGAALLTRLGAVELLARGPKVKGAIRAAGLTETWSPASESLAEVLDRLLEEGVRGRRVVLQLHGEPLPGFVESLRAGGAEVVGVPVYRWMPPADIGPVDRLLDAAVTRGLDAVTFTSAPAATSLLRRAEERGMRDELLHALRHDVMPACVGPVTALPLEAHEVTTYQPERFRLGPLVQLLCQELPHRTRPLTIAGRRLELRGQAVLVDGDLRPVPPAGMALLRALARRPGWVVSRADLLRALPGAGRDEHAVETAMARLRSALGAPKLIQTVVKRGYRLALDPRVGAKYGDV
- a CDS encoding methyltransferase; its protein translation is MSAKTLIKNRASLSHKVRYAINHPDRIAPYLKRTARDGWLRLKHPDHIAYYRAVMASDAGRSPEAAVGSRSHERWLALGEMQFGYLKEHGLRPEMRMLDIGCGNLRAGWRFIGYLDSGNYYGIDISPDILVSAKKTLVTYELQDKLPHLTVTQDLTFDFLPDAHFDVVHAHSVFSHSPLSVIDQGLRHVGRILAPGGFFDFTFDRTEGAEHQVLREDFYYRTETLLALARKHGLEARFMEDWETRPHGQSKIRVTNPA
- a CDS encoding CGNR zinc finger domain-containing protein — its product is MAAPFDLRFDCGRICLDLMATTGRSAERLAGPEHLAAWLVGSGVVPGSAQLGAVDRGWVVRFRMLRELLRRVVHDELCGRAAEADLRLLNAAATAAVPPARAVRAEDGALVRAFTGPPDCAGLLAAVARDAIGMLTDASERGRLRQCEGESCTLVYLDTSRGRRRRWCSSEVCGNRERVARHRRRATRRADGAVADAKAQAVGGAPVAGVR
- a CDS encoding sigma-70 family RNA polymerase sigma factor, with the protein product MRSDCPIRAIDPGVGVRKDAVVADSTAPDEELMRALYEEHAGPLLAFVLRLVAGDRHRAEDVVQETLLRAWRNADRLQHATGSIRPWLVTVARRIVIDSHRSRQARPQEVDAAPLESMPAADEIDRALRLMTITEALGDLSQAHREALIETYFKGRTVSEAAEVLHVPAGTVRSRVFYALRSLKLSLEERGVTA
- a CDS encoding anti-sigma factor family protein — translated: MTRPSEPVEHTDVGAYALGVLDDAEAARFEEHLAGCDRCAAELDDLMDLPPLLAEVRESAPDAEAVVAVPGPAVLEGLLAEAGAARRVRRRRRLYLVAAAAVLVAGGPLATYALTSQGAEESPEHLASYARTMYEHGEKAGTVDPVTKVAASVSMERKPWGTHVALRLGNVRGPLTCDLVAIGKSGAEQTVTTWAVPPGGYGLKDGAAKWNKEPLYTHGGSAMNRSNIDRFEVRTLDGRRLAQIKV